A window of Ovis canadensis isolate MfBH-ARS-UI-01 breed Bighorn chromosome X, ARS-UI_OviCan_v2, whole genome shotgun sequence contains these coding sequences:
- the P2RY4 gene encoding LOW QUALITY PROTEIN: P2Y purinoceptor 4 (The sequence of the model RefSeq protein was modified relative to this genomic sequence to represent the inferred CDS: substituted 1 base at 1 genomic stop codon), whose amino-acid sequence MASTEALLFTTLGTHSDPNNSEMELDCQFNEEFKFILLPVTYSVVFLLGLGFNALTIWLFLFRLRPWDATATYMFHLALSDTLYALSLPTLVYYYEAHSHWPSGTGLCQFIRFLFYWNLYCSVLFLTCISVHHYLGICHPLRAVHWGLPHLAGLLCLAVWLVIAGCLMPNLFFVTTSPKGDTVLCHDTTRPEEFDHYVYFSSAIMRLLFGGPCLVNLVCYGLMAQCLYWPLPGATQSSSRLCSLHTIAVVLTVFAVCFVPFHITHTIYYMARLLEADCRVLSIVNLVYKVTRPLASANSCLAPVLYLLTGEKYXRQLQQLCRGSRSRPPRAASSLVLMFLPEDSRCRWTAAPQDGGCPTPRADSL is encoded by the coding sequence ATGGCCAGTACAGAGGCCTTGCTGTTCACAACCTTAGGCACCCACTCAGATCCTAACAACAGTGAGATGGAACTGGACTGCCAGTTTAATGAGGAGTTCAAGTTCATCCTGCTGCCCGTGACCTATTCAGTTGTCTTCCTGCTGGGCCTAGGCTTCAATGCCCTGACCATCTGGCTCTTCCTCTTTCGCCTCCGACCGTGGGATGCAACAGCCACCTACATGTTCCACTTAGCCCTGTCAGATACTTTGTATGCCCTATCACTGCCCACTCTAGTCTACTATTATGAGGCCCACAGCCACTGGCCCTCTGGCACTGGGCTCTGCCAGTTCATCCGCTTTCTCTTCTATTGGAACCTCTACTGCAGTGTTCTTTTCCTCACCTGCATTAGTGTGCACCACTACCTGGGCATCTGCCACCCACTGCGGGCGGTGCACTGGGGCCTCCCACACCTTGCTGGCCTTCTCTGCCTGGCAgtttggttggtcatagctggcTGTCTCATGCCCAACTTGTTCTTTGTCACCACCAGCCCCAAGGGGGACACTGTCTTGTGCCACGACACCACTCGGCCTGAGGAATTTGACCATTATGTGTACTTCAGTTCGGCAATCATGCGGCTGCTCTTTGGTGGGCCCTGCCTGGTCAATCTTGTCTGCTATGGACTCATGGCCCAGTGCCTGTACTGGCCCTTGCCAGGGGCCACCCAGTCATCTTCCCGTCTGTGCTCTCTACATACCATTGCTGTGGTGCTGACTGTCTTTGCTGTCTGCTTTGTGCCTTTCCACATCACCCACACAATTTATTACATGGCAAGGCTGTTGGAAGCTGACTGCAGGGTGCTGAGCATTGTCAACTTGGTCTACAAAGTGACTCGGCCTCTGGCCAGTGCCAATAGCTGCCTGGCTCCTGTGCTCTATTTGCTCACTGGGGAAAAGTACTGACGTCAGCTCCAGCAACTCTGCAGGGGTAGCAGGTCCCGGCCTCCCAGGGCTGCCTCCTCTCTGGTGCTGATGTTCCTGCCTGAAGACAGCAGATGCAGGTGGACAGCCGCCCCCCAGGACGGCGGCTGCCCCACCCCTCGGGCAGATAGTTTGTAA